A part of Variovorax sp. HW608 genomic DNA contains:
- a CDS encoding Dyp-type peroxidase — protein sequence MDHGFVTVVMPFEAARASEVEAAIGRVLGNPMRPQVAARLQERAVVHFMSLLVVPAEHGGSANLLLEASVDGTAEAGIDAIAETLEPELAKVLEKAGIAGPGSLRDQLLGHQLVLGQAWWETPGLPFAGTPGLQCGRIQREAALARRLGAILRQLPDGLAPFERLQAARDLLWHEGNFKWAFAPEAALCLKAAPDSGLTPLVRGFFGDAIPERSFDALAAMRTAACIALDFLATIGWPFLLIALLLVIGAARFMSAIDALVLVGLLLAVLAVLVVLRLRRLEIGNTPEDREPASADVQAVMRGEGHTAQNLLFSVSRLQPGLLRRFALRFSFFSVGLVKYFCRPGFLGANRVIHFARWLVVPGTRQMVFLSNYDGSWQGYVGDFVINTAGAKGVTSIWSNCLGFPRTRNLYDDGAADRDRLVRWARRQQRPVHGWYTAYAGLTTDRIRTNAAIRQGLANATSAQDARDWLACFGSAAEPESSLARHDIPALAFGALPRLRHACLLGYAFCGAPDDARAWLSRLEPLLSYGEEPERPWAVSLALSARGVLGTGVPNARDMATFPVAFQQGMDDAERARANGDVDAQAPARWIWGSGNARVDAVVMVHAASPRTLIERLDQVRAQARAGAQVEVFFRRCADLPQTGPSREAFGFVDGISQPAMSGTRRAKGMRAEDVVAAGELVLGYPDQRGALAPSPTLRAACDPGHALDDAGMAEDRQRPEFAGGPNVTSRDLGRNGSYLVVRELEQDVEAFQHWLDTAAVAVRGPDVPLHPVHRREWLAAKLVGRWRDGSPLVNHPDEPASGWDGTRPARIGNSFAYAEQDASGARCPLGAHIRRANPRDALAPRSAEGFAAVQTHRVLRVGRSYREPDGRQGLMFMCINASIERQFEFVQQRWLLNPSFSGLEDETDALLGSRNGRGFNLPGCPGRQAAGLSRFVTMRGGGYFFLPGRAALRVLAG from the coding sequence ATGGACCACGGATTCGTGACCGTCGTGATGCCGTTCGAAGCCGCGCGCGCGAGCGAGGTCGAAGCGGCCATCGGCCGCGTGCTGGGAAATCCGATGCGCCCGCAGGTCGCGGCACGGCTCCAGGAGCGCGCCGTGGTGCACTTCATGAGCCTGCTCGTGGTGCCGGCCGAGCACGGCGGGTCGGCCAACCTGCTGCTCGAAGCCTCGGTGGACGGCACGGCCGAGGCCGGCATCGACGCCATCGCCGAAACGCTGGAGCCGGAGCTCGCGAAGGTGTTGGAAAAGGCGGGCATCGCGGGCCCCGGATCGCTGCGCGACCAGCTCCTGGGGCATCAGCTCGTGCTCGGCCAGGCGTGGTGGGAGACGCCGGGCTTGCCGTTCGCTGGAACGCCGGGACTCCAGTGCGGGCGGATCCAGCGGGAGGCGGCGCTGGCGCGCCGGTTGGGCGCCATCCTTCGGCAACTGCCCGACGGACTTGCGCCGTTCGAGAGGCTGCAGGCTGCGCGTGACCTGCTCTGGCACGAGGGCAATTTCAAGTGGGCATTCGCGCCCGAGGCCGCGCTGTGCCTGAAAGCCGCGCCCGACAGCGGACTGACGCCGCTGGTGCGCGGCTTCTTCGGCGATGCCATCCCGGAGCGCTCGTTCGATGCACTGGCGGCGATGCGCACCGCCGCGTGCATCGCCCTGGACTTTCTGGCGACCATCGGCTGGCCGTTCCTGCTGATCGCGCTGCTCCTCGTGATCGGGGCCGCGCGCTTCATGTCGGCGATCGATGCGCTGGTGCTCGTGGGGCTGCTGCTGGCCGTTCTGGCGGTCCTGGTGGTGCTGAGGCTGCGGCGCCTCGAAATCGGGAACACGCCCGAGGACAGGGAGCCGGCTTCGGCCGACGTGCAAGCGGTCATGCGGGGCGAGGGCCACACGGCCCAGAACCTGCTGTTCTCGGTGTCGAGGCTCCAGCCGGGGCTGCTGCGCCGGTTCGCCTTGCGTTTCTCGTTCTTCTCGGTGGGCCTCGTGAAGTACTTCTGCCGCCCCGGCTTTCTGGGCGCCAACCGGGTGATCCACTTCGCGCGCTGGCTGGTGGTGCCCGGCACGCGACAGATGGTGTTCCTCTCCAACTACGACGGGAGCTGGCAGGGATACGTCGGCGACTTCGTGATCAACACGGCCGGCGCCAAGGGCGTGACCTCCATCTGGAGCAACTGCCTGGGATTTCCCCGCACCCGCAACCTGTACGACGACGGCGCCGCGGACCGCGATCGCCTGGTGCGCTGGGCGCGCCGGCAGCAGCGTCCGGTGCACGGCTGGTACACCGCCTACGCGGGTCTGACGACCGACCGCATCCGCACCAACGCCGCGATTCGCCAGGGCCTGGCGAACGCGACGAGCGCGCAGGACGCGCGCGACTGGCTGGCCTGCTTCGGATCTGCAGCGGAGCCCGAATCCTCCCTCGCGCGCCACGACATCCCCGCGCTCGCATTCGGTGCCTTGCCGCGGCTTCGGCATGCCTGTCTTCTGGGCTATGCGTTCTGCGGCGCGCCGGACGATGCCCGCGCATGGCTCTCCCGGCTCGAACCCCTGTTGAGCTATGGCGAGGAGCCCGAGCGTCCATGGGCCGTGAGCCTCGCCCTGTCGGCGCGTGGCGTGCTGGGGACCGGCGTCCCGAACGCCCGGGACATGGCGACTTTCCCCGTCGCGTTCCAGCAGGGGATGGACGATGCGGAGCGCGCGCGGGCCAATGGGGACGTGGATGCGCAGGCGCCGGCGCGATGGATCTGGGGCAGCGGCAATGCCCGCGTGGATGCAGTCGTGATGGTGCATGCCGCTTCGCCGAGGACGCTGATCGAACGGCTCGACCAGGTCCGCGCGCAGGCACGCGCGGGCGCGCAGGTCGAGGTGTTCTTCCGGCGCTGCGCCGACCTGCCGCAGACCGGGCCATCGCGCGAGGCCTTCGGCTTCGTCGACGGCATCTCGCAACCCGCGATGAGCGGCACGCGGCGCGCCAAGGGGATGCGTGCGGAGGATGTCGTGGCCGCCGGCGAGCTCGTTCTCGGCTATCCGGACCAGCGCGGTGCGCTGGCGCCGTCGCCGACGCTGCGCGCAGCGTGCGATCCGGGCCATGCGCTCGACGATGCGGGAATGGCCGAGGACCGCCAGCGCCCGGAGTTCGCAGGCGGGCCCAACGTCACATCGCGCGACCTCGGACGCAATGGCAGCTATCTCGTGGTGCGCGAGCTGGAGCAGGACGTCGAGGCCTTCCAGCACTGGCTGGACACGGCGGCCGTGGCGGTCCGCGGCCCCGACGTGCCGCTGCATCCCGTGCACCGCCGTGAATGGCTGGCCGCCAAGCTGGTCGGCCGTTGGCGCGATGGCAGCCCGCTGGTGAACCATCCGGACGAGCCGGCGAGCGGATGGGATGGAACCCGGCCGGCCCGGATCGGCAACAGCTTCGCCTATGCAGAGCAGGACGCGTCCGGCGCGCGCTGTCCGCTGGGCGCACACATCCGCCGCGCCAACCCGCGCGACGCGCTCGCGCCCCGGTCGGCGGAGGGCTTCGCCGCCGTGCAGACCCATCGCGTGCTGCGCGTCGGGCGCTCCTATCGCGAACCGGACGGCAGGCAGGGGCTGATGTTCATGTGCATCAACGCCAGCATCGAGCGGCAGTTCGAGTTCGTCCAGCAGCGCTGGCTTCTCAACCCCTCGTTCAGCGGACTGGAAGACGAGACCGACGCGCTCCTGGGCAGCCGCAACGGCCGCGGCTTCAACCTGCCGGGTTGTCCGGGCCGCCAGGCCGCGGGGCTCTCGCGCTTCGTGACGATGCGCGGAGGCGGCTACTTCTTCCTTCCGGGCCGTGCCGCGTTGCGCGTCCTGGCGGGCTGA